The following are from one region of the Corylus avellana chromosome ca1, CavTom2PMs-1.0 genome:
- the LOC132169839 gene encoding mechanosensitive ion channel protein 6-like, with amino-acid sequence MAAETKQINNGFLSFISNGSNKHLRKISAGGDTDSSNEHLPILFDHKSNEQQSMRAFERSDRGEVIVKIDDGDFSGKKDAVNPINMNNDNNNNSSKIWRDASYDFWKEDDDDNRNNNVNNGGEMSLDMDLEMDELRTLPPVAESTMKVTTQTSKELNVSFQPSNAGFESATDAVRRRYKEASVDEEEGHRNQQQQRQSPPQQAQQCGRASGSGALGGEVVRCTSNGSFQRKSSLLRAKTRSRLMDPPDEPERRSGRVPTSGQLLLAKALDDGEDDPFWDDDLPDEYKKSSLSAVTVLEFVSLILIIAALVCSLSIPYLRNKNLWKLKLWRWEVLVLVLICGRLMSGWGIRIIVLFIERSFLLRKRVLYFVYGVRKPVRNCLWLGLVLIAWHFLFDKKVERETKSDKLGYVTKVLVCLLVGSLVWLVKTLMVKVLASSFHVSTYFDRIQESLFNQYVIETLSGKPLIEMRNAEEEIKLADEVKKLQNAGATIPPDLKASAFPSMMSGRVIGSGKLSRASSKKGDDQGITIDHLHRFNPKNVSAWNMKRLMNIARHGTLSTLDEQILGTTKEDETNSQIRSEFEAKTAAKKIFLNVARQGSKFIYLEDLMHFLVEDEALKTLSRFEGASDTKRISKSSLKNWVVNAFRERRALALTLNDNQTAVNTLHRAVNIIVALVILVISLLILGIATTKFLLLVSSQLVVAAFIFGNTCKIVFEAIIFLFVMHPFDVGDRCEIEGIQMVVEEMKILTTSFLRYDNTKSIYPNTVLATKCINNFFRSPDMGDAVEFCVHISTPADKIALIIQRIISYIESKEEHWYPAPMTIFKEVEELNRLKIAVWLTHRMNHQDMGERWSRRSLLVEEMVKIFRELDIQYRLLPIDINVPAMPPTPVNSTRLPSTWSETTS; translated from the exons ATGGCGGCTGAAACT aaacaaataaataatggaTTTCTCTCGTTCATATCAAATGGCTCTAACAAGCACTTGAGGAAGATCTCCGCTGGTGGAGACACTGACAGTAGCAACGAGCACCTCCCCATTCTGTTCGACCACAAATCCAATGAGCAGCAGTCAATGAGAGCCTTTGAACGCTCCGACCGTGGCGAAGTCATTGTCAAGATCGACGACGGAGATTTCTCTGGTAAAAAAGACGCGGTGAACCCCATCAACATGAACaacgacaacaacaacaacagtaGCAAGATTTGGAGAGACGCCAGCTACGACTTCTGGAAAGAAGACGACGACGACAACAGGAACAACAATGTGAATAATGGGGGTGAGATGTCTTTGGACATGGATCTCGAGATGGACGAGCTCCGGACTCTCCCTCCGGTGGCCGAGTCTACGATGAAGGTCACGACCCAGACGTCCAAGGAGCTCAACGTTTCGTTCCAGCCCTCCAATGCCGGGTTCGAGTCGGCGACCGACGCGGTACGACGTCGTTACAAGGAAGCGTCCGTGGACGAAGAAGAGGGACACCGtaatcaacaacaacaacgacaATCGCCGCCGCAACAAGCTCAGCAATGCGGTAGGGCAAGTGGGTCTGGGGCTTTGGGCGGTGAGGTGGTGAGGTGCACCTCGAACGGGTCGTTTCAAAGGAAGTCGAGCTTGTTGAGAGCGAAGACCAGGTCGAGGCTGATGGACCCACCGGACGAGCCGGAGAGGCGGTCGGGCCGGGTTCCCACGTCGGGTCAGCTCCTGCTGGCCAAGGCCTTGGACGACGGCGAGGACGACCCGTTCTGGGATGATGATTTGCCGGACGAATACAAGAAAAGCAGTCTCAGCGCTGTGACTGTGTTGGAATTCGTGAGCTTGATTTTGATCATCGCCGCTTTGGTTTGCTCTCTTTCGATTCCTTACTTGAGGAACAAGAATCTGTGGAAGCTCAAGCTGTGGAGATGGGAGGTTCTGGTCTTGGTTTTGATCTGTGGGAGATTGATGTCCGGGTGGGGGATTAGGATCATAGTGTTATTTATAGAGAGGAGCTTCCTTTTACGCAAAAGGGTTCTCTATTTCGTTTATGGGGTTCGAAAGCCGGTGCGTAATTGTCTGTGGCTGGGGCTTGTTTTGATAGCTTGGCactttttgtttgataaaaaggTTGAGAGGGAGACCAAGAGCGATAAGCTTGGGTATGTGACTAAGGTTCTCGTTTGTTTGTTGGTTGGTTCCTTGGTTTGGTTGGTGAAGACCCTTATGGTGAAGGTGTTGGCTTCGTCTTTTCATGTCAGTACTTATTTTGATCGGATCCAGGAGTCTCTGTTTAACCAGTATGTGATAGAGACGCTTTCTGGGAAGCCATTGATTGAGATGCGGAATGCGGAGGAGGAGATTAAGCTTGCCGATGAGGTGAAGAAGCTGCAGAACGCTGGCGCTACTATCCCCCCCGATCTCAAGGCCAGTGCTTTCCCTTCGATGATGAGTGGAAGGGTTATAGGGAGTGGAAAGCTTTCTCGGGCATCGTCCAAGAAGGGGGATGATCAAGGGATCACCATTGATCATCTGCATAGGTTTAATCCCAAGAATGTGTCGGCCTGGAatatgaagaggttgatgaatATTGCTCGGCATGGGACTCTTTCCACTCTGGATGAGCAGATTTTGGGTACCACTAAGGAGGATGAGACTAATTCCCAGATTAGGAGTGAGTTCGAGGCGAAAACTGCAGCCAAGAAGATATTTCTGAATGTCGCTCGGCAAGGGTCCAA GTTCATCTACCTGGAGGACTTGATGCATTTCTTGGTAGAAGATGAGGCTTTGAAAACCCTGAGTCGCTTTGAAGGAGCCTCTGATACCAAGAGAATTAGCAAATCATCCTTGAAGAACTGGGTG GTCAATGCCTTCAGAGAGCGGAGAGCACTTGCTTTGACGTTGAATGATAACCAAACAGCCGTGAACACACTTCATCGAGCCGTGAACATTATAGTTGCCCTTGTTATATTAGTTATTTCGCTCCTGATACTGGGAATTGCCACCACCAAATTTCTGCTCCTTGTGAGCTCTCAGCTTGTCGTTGCCGCATTCATCTTTGGAAACACCTGCAAGATAGTATTCGAAGCAATCATCTTCTTATTTGTAATGCACCCATTTGACGTGGGAGATAGGTGTGAAATCGAAGGCATTCAG ATGGTTGTAGAAGAAATGAAAATCTTGACTACCAGTTTTCTGAGATATGATAACACAAAGAGTATTTACCCAAACACTGTTCTTGCTACCAAGTGTATCAATAACTTCTTTCGAAGCCCTGACATGGGAGATGCTGTTGAGTTCTGTGTCCATATATCTACTCCAGCAGATAAGATTGCGCTCATAATACAAAGAATCATAAG TTATATTGAGAGCAAGGAGGAGCATTGGTATCCTGCACCTATGACTATATTCAAGGAAGTGGAAGAATTAAACAGGCTGAAAATAGCCGTATGGCTGACACACAGAATGAACCACCAGGACATGGGAGAAAGGTGGTCAAGGAGATCTCTTTTGGTTGAAGAAATGGTTAAGATTTTCCGTGAGCTTGACATTCAGTACCGCCTGCTGCCCATTGACATCAATGTCCCCGCCATGCCTCCTACTCCTGTGAATTCTACCCGGCTTCCCTCTACTTGGTCAGAAACTACAAGTTGA